One region of Candidatus Moraniibacteriota bacterium genomic DNA includes:
- the nusB gene encoding transcription antitermination factor NusB: MANRHLQRSVAMQSLFEWDFQGRKNEEVPEIVERNVQEFASGLEDSSFVKSLVEGVLKNRDKIDALIEKCAPEWPLDQVTAVDRNILRLGIYELMFGNYEEVPPKVAINEAIELAKTFGGENSARFVNGVLGTIYREMGEPLKDDDGQKRKQKAEEIKKNSGK, translated from the coding sequence ATGGCAAATAGACATCTTCAGCGTTCCGTGGCGATGCAGTCCCTTTTTGAGTGGGATTTTCAAGGGCGCAAAAATGAAGAAGTGCCAGAGATTGTCGAACGCAATGTTCAAGAATTTGCTTCCGGACTGGAGGATTCCAGTTTTGTCAAATCACTGGTGGAGGGAGTCCTAAAAAACCGCGATAAAATAGACGCTTTAATAGAAAAATGCGCTCCCGAGTGGCCGCTGGACCAGGTGACGGCCGTGGATCGCAATATTCTGCGGCTGGGGATTTATGAGCTGATGTTTGGCAATTATGAGGAGGTTCCTCCCAAAGTGGCTATAAATGAGGCAATTGAGCTGGCTAAGACCTTTGGAGGGGAAAATTCCGCCCGGTTTGTCAATGGTGTGCTGGGAACAATTTATCGGGAAATGGGAGAGCCCCTTAAAGACGATGATGGCCAGAAGAGAAAACAAAAAGCGGAAGAAATAAAGAAAAATAGTGGAAAATAG
- the rnc gene encoding ribonuclease III produces MIENLSKKLGVKFKNQDLLQSAVTHRSYLNENRSYGIEHNERLEFLGDAVLELIITEYLYKTYSNPEGELTSWRSALVNGENLAKIAGELGVEEFLLMSKGEAKDTGRARQYLLANALEAIIGAIYLDRGYQEVQQFVLKYIVANLDEVLKKGLYLDAKSVFQEKSQEEEKITPSYRVLEEWGPDHDRHFVVGVFLGEELIAKGEGKSKQEAQREAAKKGLEVKRWM; encoded by the coding sequence ATGATTGAAAATCTTTCCAAAAAGCTCGGAGTAAAGTTTAAAAATCAGGATTTGCTTCAGTCGGCGGTGACTCATCGCTCTTACCTTAATGAAAATCGTAGTTACGGAATAGAGCATAATGAACGGCTCGAGTTTCTGGGTGACGCGGTTTTGGAATTGATTATCACTGAATACTTGTATAAAACTTACTCCAACCCTGAAGGAGAGCTAACTAGCTGGAGATCGGCTTTGGTCAATGGAGAAAATCTGGCAAAAATCGCCGGAGAGCTGGGAGTGGAAGAATTCCTACTTATGAGCAAAGGTGAAGCCAAGGATACGGGGAGAGCCCGTCAATATTTGCTGGCCAATGCTCTGGAAGCCATTATTGGAGCGATCTATCTTGACAGAGGATACCAGGAAGTCCAGCAATTTGTTTTGAAGTACATCGTGGCAAATTTAGACGAGGTATTGAAGAAAGGACTTTATCTTGACGCGAAAAGCGTTTTTCAGGAAAAGTCCCAGGAGGAAGAAAAGATCACCCCTTCCTACCGGGTGCTAGAGGAATGGGGGCCCGACCATGACAGGCATTTTGTGGTAGGCGTGTTTCTTGGTGAAGAGTTGATTGCCAAAGGGGAAGGAAAGTCAAAGCAGGAAGCCCAGCGGGAGGCGGCAAAAAAAGGATTGGAAGTTAAAAGATGGATGTAG
- a CDS encoding D-aminoacylase, protein MYDIIIKNGKIIDGTGQPMFAADIGIKESKIKEIGDLHNENAEVVINAENHYVAPGFIDVNNHSDTYWRIFLDPELPSLIYQGITTVVGGNCGSSLAPLVNQEIIQAIQKWADIRKVNLNWLTMKDFLAEIECRKPSVNFATLVGHSTLRRGLLGNEVRSLNTEELKIMKRMLKNALKEGALGLSTGLVYTHAKLASEKEIAEIAEVVSSYGGVYTTHVRGESQELLEAVEEAIKTASATGVKLQISHLKAIGEKNWHLMDEALNLIETARTSGIDVNFDVYPYTVTGSVLYILLPDWVAEGGKRAMIHRLKDPNIRVRVLREMEEDNFDYSKVVISISPLDKTLTRKRVVDIARAQEKTVEEIIVDLLIASEGRVITMMDVLSEKNVAKAIQHPFSIISSNGAGYSIEHSESGEVVHPRNFGSFPRVLARYVREKGILSWEEAIHKMSSKPAEKFGIKKRGVLEKGNVADVIVFHPEDIQDLATPENPYQYSQGMQWVIINGEVVMEKGNYLGKRAGEVIRRSSSRWF, encoded by the coding sequence ATGTACGACATAATAATCAAAAACGGGAAGATTATTGACGGTACCGGCCAGCCGATGTTTGCGGCTGACATTGGAATTAAAGAGAGCAAAATAAAAGAAATAGGAGATCTCCATAATGAAAACGCGGAGGTTGTTATCAATGCTGAAAATCACTATGTGGCGCCGGGATTTATTGACGTCAATAACCACTCTGATACCTACTGGAGGATTTTTCTGGATCCGGAACTCCCGAGTTTGATTTATCAGGGAATCACCACCGTTGTTGGTGGAAACTGCGGATCGTCACTGGCTCCCTTAGTCAATCAGGAAATTATTCAAGCAATTCAAAAATGGGCGGATATCCGAAAGGTCAATCTTAACTGGCTGACCATGAAGGATTTCCTGGCGGAGATAGAGTGCCGAAAGCCCTCTGTTAATTTCGCCACTTTGGTGGGCCACAGCACGCTGCGCAGGGGACTGCTTGGCAATGAAGTCAGGAGTTTGAACACGGAGGAGTTGAAAATAATGAAAAGGATGCTGAAAAACGCTCTGAAAGAAGGAGCCCTTGGTCTTTCCACGGGCTTGGTTTATACTCATGCCAAATTGGCCTCCGAAAAAGAAATTGCTGAAATTGCCGAAGTCGTCAGCAGCTACGGGGGCGTGTATACGACTCACGTTCGGGGAGAATCCCAGGAGCTTTTGGAAGCAGTCGAAGAAGCAATCAAGACCGCTTCAGCCACGGGAGTGAAATTGCAGATCTCCCACCTCAAGGCGATTGGCGAAAAGAATTGGCACTTGATGGATGAAGCGCTAAATCTTATTGAAACCGCCCGCACCAGCGGAATTGACGTGAACTTTGATGTTTATCCTTACACCGTAACGGGTTCGGTTCTTTATATCCTTCTTCCTGACTGGGTAGCGGAAGGAGGAAAAAGGGCGATGATCCACCGGCTCAAAGACCCTAATATTCGCGTGCGGGTATTGCGGGAAATGGAAGAGGATAATTTTGATTATTCCAAAGTCGTCATTTCCATTTCTCCTTTGGATAAAACCCTCACGAGAAAAAGAGTTGTTGATATTGCCCGGGCGCAGGAAAAAACGGTTGAGGAAATAATTGTTGATCTTTTAATAGCCAGCGAGGGAAGAGTCATAACGATGATGGACGTGTTGAGTGAGAAAAATGTGGCCAAAGCCATTCAGCATCCTTTTTCCATAATTTCCTCCAACGGCGCGGGGTACAGCATAGAGCATAGCGAATCAGGAGAAGTGGTTCACCCCCGCAATTTCGGATCGTTCCCCCGGGTGCTGGCCCGCTATGTCCGGGAAAAAGGGATTTTAAGTTGGGAGGAAGCCATTCACAAGATGAGCAGCAAACCGGCGGAGAAATTCGGGATTAAAAAGCGTGGCGTACTTGAAAAAGGAAATGTCGCTGATGTTATTGTCTTTCATCCGGAGGATATTCAGGATCTGGCTACTCCGGAAAATCCCTATCAATATTCACAAGGGATGCAGTGGGTCATTATAAATGGAGAAGTGGTAATGGAAAAAGGGAATTATTTGGGCAAAAGGGCGGGAGAAGTGATCAGAAGATCTTCGTCAAGGTGGTTTTGA
- the murD gene encoding UDP-N-acetylmuramoyl-L-alanine--D-glutamate ligase, translated as MDLTFFKNKRVTVFGLGLQGGGVGTVKFLVKQGARVIVTDIKAKEQLVPSLEALKGLKGVEFVLGQHHREDFIKVDMVVKTPPVPWNNEYVKLALAHNIPVEMDSSLFFKFCKNPIIGVTGTKGKTTTATLIYEILKLAGKNPVKVGIGQASVLDRLELLKKDSVVVFELSSWRLSALGKAQMSPHIAVIKNILPDHLNYYRTIDDYLTDKENIFLYQKPKDFLIINEDDERLRESSKKAKSQIIRFSGRPIKEGKAVFREDNFIYLNDGVDTKKLVDIKDIKIPGEHNIYNIMAAAAAAYVYGIPIEQIKKAVVDFFGVPHRLEFVRELRGVRYFNDTAATIPDAMMSALESFVEPIVLIAGGTDKKLDFSRAGEEILKKVKYLVLLKGDATEKLLECIGKNLPEKEKGQSIEFEVVDSMQRAVELASQKAEEGDVVLLSPGAASFGLFLNEFDRGDKFREAVNTIE; from the coding sequence ATGGATTTAACTTTCTTCAAAAACAAAAGGGTTACCGTTTTTGGTTTGGGATTGCAGGGAGGAGGAGTAGGAACGGTAAAATTCTTGGTAAAGCAGGGAGCACGGGTAATAGTTACCGATATCAAAGCCAAGGAACAGCTGGTCCCTTCGCTCGAAGCTCTCAAGGGGCTGAAAGGCGTTGAATTTGTTTTAGGCCAGCATCACCGGGAAGATTTCATCAAAGTGGATATGGTAGTGAAAACCCCTCCTGTTCCCTGGAACAATGAATATGTAAAACTGGCGCTAGCTCATAACATTCCGGTGGAGATGGACTCCAGTTTGTTTTTTAAGTTCTGCAAAAATCCTATTATCGGAGTGACTGGTACGAAAGGAAAGACAACAACAGCCACACTAATTTATGAGATTTTGAAACTGGCCGGGAAAAATCCCGTGAAGGTCGGAATCGGCCAGGCATCCGTGCTGGATAGATTAGAACTCTTAAAAAAGGATTCGGTGGTGGTGTTTGAACTGTCCAGTTGGCGGCTGTCGGCTTTGGGAAAAGCGCAAATGAGTCCTCACATCGCGGTGATTAAGAATATTCTTCCTGACCATCTTAACTATTATAGAACCATTGACGACTATCTGACTGACAAAGAAAATATTTTCCTTTATCAGAAACCCAAGGACTTTCTGATTATCAATGAAGACGATGAAAGGTTGAGAGAATCATCTAAAAAGGCCAAGTCGCAGATAATCAGATTTTCCGGACGTCCGATCAAGGAGGGGAAAGCGGTATTTCGCGAAGACAATTTTATTTATCTTAACGACGGCGTGGATACCAAGAAACTTGTAGATATTAAAGATATTAAGATTCCCGGCGAGCATAATATTTATAACATTATGGCTGCCGCTGCCGCCGCCTATGTTTACGGAATACCAATTGAGCAAATAAAAAAGGCAGTAGTCGATTTTTTCGGCGTTCCGCACCGGCTGGAATTCGTGAGAGAACTTCGCGGCGTTCGCTATTTCAACGACACGGCGGCGACCATTCCTGATGCGATGATGAGTGCCCTTGAGTCATTTGTGGAGCCGATTGTTCTAATCGCCGGCGGAACTGACAAGAAACTGGATTTTTCCCGGGCCGGAGAAGAGATTTTAAAGAAAGTTAAATATCTGGTACTCCTTAAAGGCGATGCAACAGAAAAACTTCTGGAGTGTATTGGAAAAAATTTACCCGAGAAAGAAAAAGGACAGAGCATAGAATTTGAAGTGGTTGATTCCATGCAAAGGGCGGTAGAGCTGGCTTCTCAAAAAGCAGAAGAAGGGGATGTCGTGCTTCTTTCGCCGGGAGCGGCGAGCTTTGGATTATTTTTAAACGAGTTTGACCGCGGAGATAAGTTCCGGGAGGCGGTTAACACTATTGAGTAG
- a CDS encoding UDP-N-acetylglucosamine 1-carboxyvinyltransferase: MEQFEIIGGKKLKGAVTVNSSKNAAVALLMASLINKGKTTLKNVPQIEEVNRLVEVLKSIGVKISAKGRNLEITSPEKIEIGKINRTSAKKTRSIVLMIGALAGKLKNYTIPQCGGCRLGSRTVVPHFMALKNLGLIISTNSKGFRVNSKKLKPAEKIVLYETGDTATENALLAAAQAKGKTTIKLASANYMVQDLCFLLEKMGVKIKGIGTGTLEVYGMRNIKKDVVYKISEDPIEAMFFLSIAATCQANLKVKRCPIDFLDLELLKLSKMGLRYKIVRRYASGNGKTKLADIVTWPSKLVALEDKIHPLPSAGINIDNLPFFVPIACVARGKTLIHDWVYENRAIYFTELNKLGARVTLLDTHRVNIEGPAKLKGSKILCPPALRPAAIILVAMLAAKGKSILKGVYPINRGYENLEERLKKIGADIKFFSNNEK, encoded by the coding sequence ATGGAACAATTCGAGATTATCGGTGGGAAAAAGCTAAAAGGGGCGGTAACAGTTAACAGCTCTAAGAATGCAGCTGTTGCTTTATTAATGGCATCTCTTATTAATAAGGGGAAAACTACACTTAAAAATGTGCCCCAAATTGAAGAAGTTAACCGGCTAGTCGAGGTGCTTAAAAGCATTGGAGTAAAAATTTCGGCAAAAGGCAGGAATCTTGAGATAACTTCACCGGAAAAAATTGAAATTGGAAAAATTAACAGAACATCGGCGAAAAAGACAAGATCAATCGTTCTTATGATCGGAGCATTAGCGGGAAAATTGAAAAATTATACTATTCCCCAATGTGGGGGATGCCGCCTGGGCAGCAGAACTGTTGTTCCTCACTTTATGGCTCTTAAAAATCTCGGATTGATAATTAGTACAAACAGTAAGGGTTTTAGGGTCAATTCAAAAAAACTTAAACCGGCGGAAAAAATTGTCCTTTATGAAACGGGTGACACAGCTACCGAAAACGCGCTTTTGGCAGCCGCTCAAGCAAAAGGAAAAACAACAATAAAATTAGCATCAGCTAATTATATGGTCCAAGACCTTTGCTTCCTGCTTGAAAAAATGGGAGTGAAGATAAAAGGAATAGGAACAGGAACACTTGAGGTTTATGGTATGAGAAATATAAAAAAGGATGTGGTTTATAAAATTAGTGAGGATCCAATAGAAGCCATGTTTTTTCTTTCCATCGCGGCTACTTGTCAGGCAAATCTGAAAGTAAAAAGATGCCCGATTGATTTTTTGGACCTTGAACTCTTAAAACTTTCCAAAATGGGATTACGCTATAAAATAGTAAGACGCTATGCATCCGGAAATGGGAAAACGAAATTGGCCGATATCGTAACATGGCCTTCAAAGCTAGTGGCGCTTGAGGACAAAATTCATCCTCTTCCTTCAGCGGGGATAAATATAGACAACCTCCCGTTCTTTGTCCCTATTGCCTGCGTGGCTAGAGGAAAAACACTTATTCATGACTGGGTTTATGAAAATAGAGCGATTTATTTTACGGAACTTAATAAGCTGGGAGCGCGGGTAACCCTTCTTGATACTCATAGAGTAAATATTGAAGGACCTGCGAAATTAAAAGGTTCGAAAATTTTATGCCCGCCGGCGCTTCGCCCAGCGGCGATAATTCTAGTCGCCATGCTCGCGGCCAAAGGTAAGTCAATTTTAAAAGGCGTTTATCCGATAAATAGGGGATATGAAAATTTGGAAGAACGGCTCAAAAAAATCGGAGCAGATATAAAATTTTTTTCAAACAATGAAAAATAA
- a CDS encoding NUDIX domain-containing protein, which produces MKNKTQNLIPGKDCIGVEGGVLIFNKKGEVLLMKRSKNSKNEADWWSKPGGAVDFNEKAIDAMKREIKEELNVDINIWGYLPHTDHIIRREKQHWVAINYLTNIKKGKLKIMEPHKCEEIRWFSMKKLPKRITQTAREPIKNYLAGKFIKL; this is translated from the coding sequence ATGAAAAATAAAACGCAAAACTTAATACCAGGAAAAGATTGTATTGGGGTCGAAGGAGGCGTCTTGATTTTTAATAAAAAAGGCGAGGTACTTTTGATGAAACGGAGTAAAAATTCCAAGAATGAAGCTGATTGGTGGTCGAAACCCGGCGGAGCAGTGGATTTTAATGAAAAAGCAATAGATGCGATGAAAAGGGAAATAAAAGAAGAATTGAATGTTGATATAAATATCTGGGGCTATTTGCCGCATACTGATCATATTATAAGAAGAGAAAAGCAGCACTGGGTAGCTATAAATTATTTAACAAACATAAAAAAGGGGAAACTGAAAATAATGGAACCACATAAGTGTGAAGAAATCAGATGGTTTAGCATGAAAAAATTGCCAAAAAGAATTACTCAAACTGCTAGAGAACCAATTAAGAATTATTTGGCGGGGAAATTTATCAAGTTATAG
- a CDS encoding rod shape-determining protein, whose protein sequence is MSLFVRKIGIDLGTANTLVFVPGRGVVINEPSVVAISILENEVLAVGNQAKEMLGRTPDSIVASRPLKDGVIADYRITEAMLKYFINKVTGKVRIFRPEVMISIPAGITSTERRAVVDAAIKAGAKAAYIVKEPLLAAIGAGVPIHSAQGNMIINTGGGTTEIAIISLGGVVAAHSARVGGNKLDQAISDYVKRKYGLAIGERTAEEIKISIGSAIAQVKEEYIEVRGRDLMGGLPKMIRVSSNEVTEAIQDELREIINAIKKVFQETPPELAADVIDKGMVLSGGSALLRNFDQLITKTIGVPCYVADDPLFCVIKGIGIALDNLEVYKRTIMLTK, encoded by the coding sequence ATGAGTTTATTTGTCCGAAAAATTGGAATTGATCTGGGGACAGCCAATACTCTGGTTTTTGTTCCTGGGCGCGGAGTGGTCATCAACGAGCCATCAGTGGTGGCCATTTCTATTTTAGAAAATGAAGTGCTAGCAGTAGGAAACCAGGCAAAAGAAATGCTCGGGCGCACTCCGGACTCAATCGTCGCTAGCCGTCCTCTCAAAGACGGAGTAATCGCCGATTACCGGATAACCGAGGCAATGCTCAAATATTTCATCAACAAAGTGACTGGCAAAGTTCGTATTTTCCGTCCAGAGGTGATGATTTCCATTCCGGCGGGAATTACTTCAACTGAACGCCGGGCAGTCGTTGATGCCGCTATCAAAGCCGGAGCGAAAGCCGCCTACATCGTGAAAGAGCCATTGCTTGCGGCTATTGGTGCGGGAGTTCCCATTCACAGCGCCCAGGGAAATATGATAATTAACACCGGCGGCGGCACCACGGAAATTGCCATTATCTCACTGGGAGGAGTAGTGGCGGCTCACAGCGCTCGGGTAGGCGGCAACAAACTCGACCAGGCCATTTCCGACTACGTTAAGCGCAAATACGGTTTGGCAATCGGAGAAAGAACCGCCGAAGAAATAAAAATAAGCATCGGATCAGCTATTGCTCAAGTTAAAGAAGAATATATCGAGGTCCGCGGCCGCGACTTGATGGGAGGGCTTCCCAAAATGATCCGGGTATCTTCCAATGAAGTGACAGAAGCCATTCAGGATGAATTGCGTGAAATTATTAATGCCATCAAAAAGGTCTTTCAGGAAACACCACCGGAACTGGCGGCAGATGTTATTGATAAGGGAATGGTGCTTTCGGGAGGAAGCGCTCTGCTTCGCAATTTCGACCAGCTGATCACTAAAACAATAGGAGTTCCCTGTTACGTGGCCGACGATCCTCTGTTTTG